A single genomic interval of Natranaerovirga pectinivora harbors:
- a CDS encoding SdpI family protein has protein sequence MKKNKLILLLSVLTLIGTVISYFYLPERIPMHWNHRWEVTRYDHKATIFITGSMPLLSYILFNVLPKIDPKRDNYKKHQSAYWATRNAFILLMIVTHWVLIAIGLGSNLEINIFVPVGIGLLFMIIGNYMPQFRHNYFIGIRTPWTLMNEHVWKKTHQLGGYLFMLVGIYFIITAIINFDLFIYISLGFVLLVIIVLTVYSYIQFKNAKKVGTK, from the coding sequence ATGAAGAAGAATAAATTAATCTTACTATTATCAGTATTAACTTTAATAGGCACTGTAATCTCTTACTTTTATTTGCCTGAAAGAATTCCTATGCATTGGAACCATAGATGGGAAGTTACTAGGTACGACCATAAAGCTACTATTTTTATAACAGGCTCTATGCCACTACTATCTTATATACTCTTTAATGTGCTACCAAAAATAGACCCTAAAAGAGACAACTATAAAAAACATCAAAGTGCTTATTGGGCCACTAGGAATGCTTTTATCTTATTAATGATTGTTACCCACTGGGTTTTAATTGCCATTGGCTTAGGAAGCAATCTTGAAATCAATATATTTGTTCCTGTAGGTATAGGCTTGCTCTTTATGATTATTGGTAACTATATGCCTCAGTTTAGACATAATTATTTTATTGGTATTAGAACACCTTGGACATTGATGAACGAACATGTATGGAAGAAAACCCATCAGCTTGGTGGCTATCTATTTATGTTAGTAGGTATTTACTTTATTATTACAGCTATTATAAACTTTGATTTGTTTATTTATATTTCTTTAGGGTTTGTTTTGTTGGTTATTATTGTCTTAACAGTGTATTCTTATATACAGTTTAAAAACGCTAAAAAGGTTGGCACGAAATGA
- a CDS encoding autorepressor SdpR family transcription factor encodes MNDVFKALSDPTRRKILELLYEKDLTAGDIAEEFDISKPSISHHLTILKNAELVFTERQGQNIIYTLNTTVFQSIIKWFFDLTGKDDNNEEE; translated from the coding sequence ATGAATGATGTTTTTAAAGCATTATCAGATCCCACTCGGCGTAAGATTTTAGAGCTTTTGTATGAAAAAGATTTAACTGCTGGAGATATTGCAGAGGAATTTGATATTAGCAAACCTTCAATCAGCCATCATCTTACAATTCTTAAAAATGCTGAGTTGGTGTTTACAGAAAGACAAGGACAGAATATTATCTACACTCTTAATACAACTGTCTTTCAAAGTATTATCAAATGGTTTTTTGACTTAACTGGAAAGGATGATAATAATGAAGAAGAATAA
- a CDS encoding ABC transporter ATP-binding protein, which translates to MYVIETNNLTKQFKNFTAVNNLDLKIEEGTIYGFLGPNGAGKTTTINMLTGLFKPTSGNIKICGEEVKFGEVKALKSIGFLPDVPEFYPWMNAYDFLKLSGELLGLTGKGLNEKIEALLELVGLKGNKKKIKGYSRGMKQRLGIAQALINEPKIIFLDEPTSALDPIGRREVLDIIYKLRGKVTVFFSTHILTDVERICDKVLILDKGNKIIESTIQELKNTYEANKINITLSTKDEMNTLYQSIKEKDWFVESELVEHKMTITTSDINKAQIEIPKIIYNENLHLQQFVTQEPTLEELFMQVVNTI; encoded by the coding sequence ATGTACGTTATTGAGACCAATAATCTTACTAAACAATTTAAAAACTTTACAGCGGTTAATAACCTTGACTTAAAAATTGAAGAAGGTACTATCTATGGATTTCTAGGACCTAACGGGGCTGGTAAGACCACTACAATTAATATGCTCACTGGACTGTTCAAACCTACTTCTGGAAATATCAAAATCTGTGGTGAAGAAGTAAAGTTTGGTGAGGTAAAAGCTTTAAAAAGTATTGGCTTTTTGCCAGACGTACCTGAGTTTTATCCTTGGATGAATGCCTATGACTTTTTAAAATTATCTGGTGAACTGTTAGGCCTTACTGGCAAGGGATTAAATGAAAAAATTGAAGCCTTATTAGAACTCGTAGGCCTTAAGGGCAATAAAAAGAAAATAAAAGGTTACTCAAGGGGTATGAAACAAAGACTTGGTATTGCCCAAGCCCTTATTAATGAACCAAAAATTATCTTTTTAGATGAACCCACTTCTGCTCTAGATCCTATTGGTAGAAGAGAAGTTTTAGATATTATTTATAAATTACGAGGGAAAGTCACTGTTTTCTTCTCTACTCATATACTTACTGATGTGGAACGTATATGCGATAAAGTATTGATTCTTGATAAAGGCAATAAAATCATTGAAAGTACTATACAAGAATTGAAAAACACATATGAAGCCAATAAAATTAATATTACTTTATCTACTAAGGATGAAATGAATACTTTATATCAATCTATCAAAGAGAAAGATTGGTTTGTAGAAAGTGAATTGGTTGAACATAAAATGACAATTACAACTTCTGATATTAATAAAGCACAGATAGAGATTCCAAAAATTATTTATAATGAAAATCTTCATCTTCAACAGTTTGTAACTCAGGAGCCAACTCTTGAAGAATTATTTATGCAGGTGGTGAATACTATATGA
- a CDS encoding ABC transporter permease — translation MISFPFLKKELKELVKTNKLIIFGALFIFFAILSPLTARFMTEIFNSIGGMDGFVFPPAVFTDSYLQFFSNHSLNVLVLALIISGTIVSEKNKGSLSLVLSKGLERRKLVLTKLFSYSLFFSFLYWISVAITYLYTYLLFEEAYIEKLFVAFFTTWLYGIFLIVLAIFISTISVSFGMAAGITFGAYTLVSIIGSIPIFNINRLSPSYLNSITSGIIYSGDSSHLLITTLSTIAIILILIYLSVEIFKNKEI, via the coding sequence ATGATATCCTTTCCATTTTTAAAAAAAGAATTAAAAGAACTTGTCAAAACAAATAAATTAATTATATTTGGTGCATTATTTATATTTTTTGCCATACTAAGTCCTTTAACCGCTAGATTTATGACTGAAATTTTTAATAGCATCGGTGGCATGGATGGTTTTGTATTTCCTCCTGCTGTATTTACTGATTCCTATTTACAATTTTTCAGCAATCATTCTTTAAATGTATTAGTTCTTGCGCTAATCATCAGTGGTACCATTGTTAGCGAGAAAAACAAAGGCTCACTTTCATTGGTTTTGTCTAAAGGACTAGAAAGAAGAAAGTTGGTATTAACAAAATTATTTTCTTACTCATTATTCTTTTCTTTCCTTTATTGGATCAGTGTTGCAATTACCTATCTATATACTTATTTATTATTTGAAGAAGCTTATATTGAAAAGTTATTTGTAGCATTTTTTACAACTTGGTTATATGGCATATTTTTGATTGTCCTTGCAATCTTTATAAGTACCATTAGTGTTTCATTTGGTATGGCAGCTGGCATAACCTTTGGAGCTTATACACTTGTTAGTATTATAGGTAGTATTCCTATTTTCAATATTAACAGATTATCTCCTTCTTATTTAAATTCTATCACTTCAGGAATAATTTATTCTGGTGATTCTAGTCATTTATTAATAACAACCCTTTCTACAATTGCTATCATTTTAATTTTAATTTATTTAAGTGTTGAGATCTTTAAAAACAAAGAAATCTAA
- a CDS encoding PLDc N-terminal domain-containing protein: MTDLNLIGVENIRLLLMVLIPVVIIQLGLQIYAIVHLAKRERVKFDKKWIWALIILLLNILGPIIYFIFSEED; the protein is encoded by the coding sequence ATGACAGATTTAAATTTAATAGGTGTGGAGAATATTAGACTTTTGTTGATGGTCTTAATTCCTGTTGTAATTATTCAACTGGGATTACAGATCTATGCAATCGTTCATTTAGCAAAAAGAGAAAGGGTTAAATTTGATAAGAAATGGATATGGGCTCTTATTATCTTATTATTAAATATTCTTGGTCCAATTATCTACTTCATATTCAGTGAGGAGGACTAA